The Sesamum indicum cultivar Zhongzhi No. 13 linkage group LG6, S_indicum_v1.0, whole genome shotgun sequence genome has a segment encoding these proteins:
- the LOC105163500 gene encoding probable pectate lyase 8, with protein MKSLRNSTMPDRSQDIKFKHEHAVDDPEAVAAMVDMTIRNSTERRKLGFLSCGTGNPIDDCWRCDRNWIRHRRRLADCAIGFGRNAVGGRDGRYYVVTDPSDDDPVNPRPGTLRHAVIQDRPLWIVFKRDMVITLKQELIMNSFKTIDGRGANVHIANGACLTIQFVTNIIIHGLHIHDCKPTGNAMVRSSPSHYGWRTRADGDGISIFGSSHIWIDHNSLSSCSDGLIDAIMGSTAITISNNYFSHHNEVMLLGHSDSYSRDKVMQVTVAYNHFGEGLTQRMPRCRHGYFHVVNNDYTSWGMYAIGGSANPTINSQGNRFLAPNNPFAKEITKRIVNADDHRWKGWNWRSEGDLLLNGAYFTPSGRGAAANYARASSLAAKSSSLVATLTAEAGVLHCRKGVQC; from the exons GTCTCAAGATATTAAGTTTAAGCACGAACATGCTGTAGATGATCCGGAAGCTGTCGCTGCCATGGTTGATAT GACCATCCGGAACAGCACGGAGAGAAGGAAGCTGGGATTCTTGTCATGCGGAACGGGAAACCCCATAGATGACTGCTGGCGGTGCGATCGCAACTGGATACGCCACCGCAGGCGCCTGGCTGACTGCGCCATAGGCTTCGGCCGGAACGCCGTCGGCGGCAGAGATGGCAGATATTACGTAGTCACCGACCCCAGCGATGACGACCCCGTTAACCCCCGACCAGGCACCCTCCGCCACGCCGTGATTCAGGACCGGCCTCTCTGGATCGTCTTCAAACGTGACATGGTTATCACACTAAAGCAAGAGCTAATCATGAACAGCTTCAAGACCATTGACGGGCGCGGAGCCAATGTCCACATCGCCAATGGCGCATGCTTAACCATTCAATTTGTGACGAATATTATCATCCACGGGCTCCATATTCACGATTGCAAGCCAACGGGCAACGCTATGGTGCGGAGTTCTCCTTCGCATTACGGATGGAGGACCAGGGCTGATGGCGATGGGATTTCGATTTTTGGGTCGAGTCACATTTGGATTGATCACAATTCGCTGTCGAGCTGTTCTGATGGGCTGATTGATGCTATCATGGGGTCCACTGCGATTACCATTTCTAACAATTACTTCAGTCATCACAATGAG GTTATGTTATTGGGACACAGTGATTCGTACTCGAGAGATAAGGTTATGCAGGTGACTGTTGCCTACAACCATTTCGGAGAGGGCCTAACCCAAAGAATGCCTAG GTGTAGACATGGGTATTTCCATGTGGTAAACAATGATTACACTTCATGGGGGATGTATGCAATTGGTGGCAGTGCTAATCCCACCATCAACAGCCAAGGCAACAGATTTCTTGCCCCAAATAACCCTTTTGCTAAAGAG ATAACAAAGCGAATAGTGAATGCGGATGACCATAGATGGAAGGGCTGGAACTGGAGATCAGAGGGTGATCTTCTGCTAAACGGCGCCTATTTCACCCCATCGGGTCGTGGTGCAGCTGCCAACTACGCCAGGGCCTCAAGTCTAGCAGCCAAATCCTCTTCCTTAGTAGCAACCCTCACGGCTGAGGCTGGGGTACTTCATTGCCGCAAAGGCGTCCAGTGCTGA